TCGTTCTAAACCGCCCGCGAGGCTGGCGGCAGGGTTAGATTCGTACGTTTAGTGAGCGGGTGATGCACCCTTTCGGCGCGAAATAAACGGAGTCGTTCTGCTGCACATACCCTCTCTATTCACCTATGGAAATTCTGCTGGCTAAACAAACCACGTTTGCTAAGATAATTCTTCGGGCGACGAGGACTTGCTGTAGTTTTCAAGCGTAGAACCGACAACCGGCGAACCGATAGCTACTGAAACAGCCATCAGGCGGGGGACTTCCTGTTTGCGAGAGCAGTCGCTCACGCTGCCACCAACCGGCCAATGAGCGCCGCCTCGGCGGCGCTCAGGCACTCACCCCTGGTGGATCGTACACCTCCTCACGGTCCAGCATGTGATACATTGAAACCAGCAACTTCCGGGCGGTTGCGACAATCGCTGTTTTCGAGTTTTTCTTTCGAGCTAACCGGTTGTAGAACCGGCTAAGGTACTCGTCTTCGCACGTATGTACCGCTGAGTACGACGCTTGAACGAGCAGCCACCGGACTCGTCCTGATCCTCGCTTCGAGATGCTCCCCTCAAACCGCGAGTCGCCAGACTCGCGGATTATCGGGTTCAATCCAACGTAACTTACGACCTCCTTGTCCCGGTCAAACCGGTCGATCTCTCCCAACTCCGCGTAAATCGTCAACGCCGTAAAGTAACTCACACCAGGAATCGTCATCAGGAGCTGGGTCTCCTTCAGAGACCCAGCCCGCTCCTCAATCTCTGCTTCCAACGACTCAATCTGTTCAGTGAGCGTCTGAATGATCTCTAGATACGACTCCAGCAACGCATCCCACGGTGCCGGGAGTGAGAGTTCCGTCAGGAACTCTCGTCCCTTCACACTCAGTGGTTTCACCTCCTGAGTGATCCCGTGATCACTCAACAAGCCATGGATCTTGTTCGCGTACTCGGTCCGGTTCTCAACGAGCTTCTGGCGCCCGCGCACTTGTGCGCGGGCTTGCCGAACCTCGTCGGTTGGAACGTAGCTTTCAGGAATTGAGCCTAACCGAACCATCCGAGCGAGTTGTTTCGCGTCGACGCGGTCGGTTTTCTTGTCCGAGTCGGAGATCAGCTTTAATTCGCCTGGATTGGCGACGGTCACATCCAGATACTCTGAAAGAGTATCATGGATGTGGTAGTAATTGCTGGTCGCTTCAAGCGCGGCTTTGGACCCAGCGTACTGCTGGGCAAAGTCGTCGAGGTTCGCGTTTTCGACGCGAACTTCTTCGACGATCTCACCGTTTTCGTTCAATACTGCGATTTGTGAGTACCGTTTGTGTACGTCGATTCCAATGAACATTGGACTTACCTTGGAACGCCAGTGCGTGAAACAGAGATTCACCTATACGGGCTTTCCCGACTGCCGCCGGGAGCGGCAGTCGGGCTGTGATACCCAGGACTCGGCTTCCTACGCACTCGGACCAGTCAGCAGCACGTGCTCTCGGGCACGGAATACAGCTCGGTCTCTTGCGTCCCATACTTGTTTCACGCTCTCATGGGATATAGCAGAATTTCCATCGAGTCAGCACG
The Natrinema sp. HArc-T2 genome window above contains:
- a CDS encoding IS110 family transposase, yielding MFIGIDVHKRYSQIAVLNENGEIVEEVRVENANLDDFAQQYAGSKAALEATSNYYHIHDTLSEYLDVTVANPGELKLISDSDKKTDRVDAKQLARMVRLGSIPESYVPTDEVRQARAQVRGRQKLVENRTEYANKIHGLLSDHGITQEVKPLSVKGREFLTELSLPAPWDALLESYLEIIQTLTEQIESLEAEIEERAGSLKETQLLMTIPGVSYFTALTIYAELGEIDRFDRDKEVVSYVGLNPIIRESGDSRFEGSISKRGSGRVRWLLVQASYSAVHTCEDEYLSRFYNRLARKKNSKTAIVATARKLLVSMYHMLDREEVYDPPGVSA